The Cytobacillus sp. NJ13 sequence GCCGATAATCTCTCCATTGCGGCGCCCCCTCGCGTATTATTAGACGAATGAAAAATAGAAAAGAAACACTTCTCCCATAGGTATGTAAAATATTCAAATCAACTTTCAGGTAAACCAAAATCCAAATTATGTTCATTTTTCCTATTTTTTCTAAATTCTCTGATTCCATCGTATTAATTTAGACAATTTTCGAAGAAAGAGTCATTTTCACTGTAACCATTCTTCCAGCTGCAATTTACAAGTAAATACAGAGAAAGTTACACTTCAAAATGCCCATTTTCAGATAATTTATTTCCTATTTTCCTATTGTATTGATGGAAGGCGATCTTTTAAGGCTCCCCCTCTTTTTAATCATTTTATCATTCTGGGAAAATACTGCCTCCCTCCTTTTTCTTATTTTTTCCAAAAATTATTACTATTCCAATCTTTCTGTGTAAAAATGATTCTTTTCATCTAGATATAACCAGGTTAAGTTGATTCTTTAAGACTGTAACCTTATGAATGCTCTAAAACCTTCTAGCTATTTTATTCATTCCACAGCAACAAACTTCATTTTTCGACAATCTCCAACTCATTCTTCAGCTAAAGTTCTTGTTAACGGAAGGGTTTTCCATTTTTGGAAAATACCCTTAGGAGGTGATTGAGTTCATTCTGCCAGAAACCACTTTTTAAGGAATTAAACAAAACAAGGAGGGAATTTTTTGAAAAGAAAAAGAAAATCATTGAATCGCATTCTTTATGTGATGCTGACAGCTTTTCTGATTTTGCCGCTGATGTTCCCAGGCATGGGATCAGCCGAAAGTAAGAGCTCTCCGCATACCTCAGTTAAGAAAGCTGCACCTCAGACAGCAAAAAGCAAAATAAACAGCTCATTGCTGAAACAATTTGATCAAGAAGATAAAGTAACATTCCTGATAAAGTTTAAAGAACAAGCTGATACTTCAGCAGCAGCCAAGAAAGCTGAAAAAGCGGCTGCATCCCAAAAACTGACAGCCTCTAAATCCAAGTACATGAAACGCTCTGCAGTCCTATCCTCACTAAGATCTACAGCTATTGAAACTCAAGGCCATGTCACAGATTTCCTTCAAAAGCAGGAAAAAGACGGCAAGGCAAAAGATGTTCAATCCTTCTACATCGTCAATGCCATTGCAGTAACAGCTACAAAGGACGTTATGGAACAAATCGCGGTGTTCCCTGAAGTAGACAAAATCCTTCCAAACGAAACAAGACAGCTTCATAAGCCAGTAAAGGAAGCCGAAAAAGCTCTCAAAACACAAGCAGAAACCAGTTCAATTGAGTGGAATATTGACCGTGTCGGCGCTCCTGCTGTATGGGAAATGGGAATCGACGGATCGGGTACTGTCGTTGCATCCATTGATACAGGTGTTCAGTGGAACCACCCGGCGTTAAAAGAAAAATACCGGGGCTTTACCCCTGCACAACCCGATTCTCCAACACATGAATTCAGCTGGTTTGATGCCACTGCAGGCCAGACAGCACCATATGATGATCAGGGACATGGGACCCACGTAACTGGAACAATGGTTGGTTCCGAGCCAAATGGAGCCAATCAGATCGGGGTTGCACCTGGTGCGAAGTGGATTGCGGTAAAAGCCTTTACTGCAAACGGCGGAACTGACGTAGACCTACTTGAAGCCGGTGAATGGATCTTAGCTCCAAAGGATGCTGAAGGAAACCCTCATCCTGAGAAAGCCCCGGATGTTGTCAACAATTCATGGGGCGGCGGACCTGGGCTGGATGAGTGGTATCGTCCAATGGTGCAGGCATGGCGGGCAGCTGAAATTTTCCCAGAGTTCTCTGCCGGAAACACAACAATATTTAATCCAGGCGGACCTGGTTCTGTTGCTACACCAGCTAACTACCCAGAATCATTCGCAACTGGTGCGACAGATATTAATAATGGTTTAGGCAGCTTCTCATTGCTGGGACCATCACCATACGATGAAATTAAGCCTGATGTTTCAGCACCTGGGGTCAACATTCGCTCATCCGTTCCTGGAAGCGGATATGAAGGGGGCTGGAACGGAACTTCCATGGCTGGGCCTCATGTTTCTGCGGTTGCTGCGCTGCTCCGCCAGGTTGACTCTAGTCTGACTGTTGAAGAGATGGAGGAAATTTTACTGACTACCTCTACTCCTTTGACAAATGGTACTTATCCTGAGACACCAAATAATGGTTTTGGATATGGGCTAGTCAATGCCTTCGATGCGGTTTCTTCCGTACTGACCGGCCTTGGAAAAATTAAAGGCCAAGTAGCAAAAGAAGGAGAAGACTCTGAAGCTCCAGAAGCCAATCATGATGGACCTCAGGAAACCTATGCAGGAATGGATCTGGCACTGGAATTGACTGCATCCGATAATGTAAGTGTCACAAGAGTTGATCTTGAATACTTAAAAGCAGACGGCAGCTGGGCAGCCATTGAGGCTGAAAGGATTGCCGGGAACTACAAAGATGGTACTTACCAGGCGATTATTCCTGGTGAAGACATCGCAGAACCTTCTGTTACTTACAAATGGAAAGTAAATGATTTTGGCGGAAACTTAACTGAAACTGATTCATATGAAGTAGCGGTCAGACCTGGAATCAGCATTGGCTATTCTCAGGATTTTGAATCACAGCCAGCCGGCTGGACTTCATATGGACCGGAAAACAGCTGGGAGTGGGGTGTCCCAACAACAGGTCCTGGCAGTGCTGCTTCGGGAGAGAAAGTATATGCTACAAATCTGGACGGCACCTATGCCAATAGAGCAAACATGAATCTGCAGATGCCTCCTATTGACCTGCCGGAAGGCAATGCCTACCTTCAGTTCAAGCAATGGCACGAGCTTGAAAACCGTTATGATTACGGCCATGTATTTGTTTCAACTGATATGGAAAACTGGGAAC is a genomic window containing:
- a CDS encoding S8 family serine peptidase — its product is MLTAFLILPLMFPGMGSAESKSSPHTSVKKAAPQTAKSKINSSLLKQFDQEDKVTFLIKFKEQADTSAAAKKAEKAAASQKLTASKSKYMKRSAVLSSLRSTAIETQGHVTDFLQKQEKDGKAKDVQSFYIVNAIAVTATKDVMEQIAVFPEVDKILPNETRQLHKPVKEAEKALKTQAETSSIEWNIDRVGAPAVWEMGIDGSGTVVASIDTGVQWNHPALKEKYRGFTPAQPDSPTHEFSWFDATAGQTAPYDDQGHGTHVTGTMVGSEPNGANQIGVAPGAKWIAVKAFTANGGTDVDLLEAGEWILAPKDAEGNPHPEKAPDVVNNSWGGGPGLDEWYRPMVQAWRAAEIFPEFSAGNTTIFNPGGPGSVATPANYPESFATGATDINNGLGSFSLLGPSPYDEIKPDVSAPGVNIRSSVPGSGYEGGWNGTSMAGPHVSAVAALLRQVDSSLTVEEMEEILLTTSTPLTNGTYPETPNNGFGYGLVNAFDAVSSVLTGLGKIKGQVAKEGEDSEAPEANHDGPQETYAGMDLALELTASDNVSVTRVDLEYLKADGSWAAIEAERIAGNYKDGTYQAIIPGEDIAEPSVTYKWKVNDFGGNLTETDSYEVAVRPGISIGYSQDFESQPAGWTSYGPENSWEWGVPTTGPGSAASGEKVYATNLDGTYANRANMNLQMPPIDLPEGNAYLQFKQWHELENRYDYGHVFVSTDMENWEQVLRVNGNTTDWVNAEVDLSAYAGQRIYVAFNVTTDGSVQKQGWYIDDVQLSDTPVEPAGKAQLGISKDKPSAELKKEKVNPDSIVPKKGAPVKDDDKQQQPAPVLLPLTAEVSVLESGRSVFTNPQNGSFEMTHASGEFTVMAEAYGYHSQTQSVNIPQDGEATANFVLEEIPKGTVTGVVTNEATGEPVANTTLLLIEDAAVQPVTTNENGEYTITAYEGTYTLKAMAPSYYSKEQSITIEGGSSLEQNIELKPFIGYPGEIGYDDGTAENARAFYDAGNGWAVKMSLASGHDSAMVTGGLFRFWDTSWPTPGGTDFKVEVYDASGPDGAPGKKLAGPFEATALRNGEWTHVDLSDEGIVTNGDFYLVYIQSAPNPNAPGLGTDEDGENAGRSWQLVGGAWSPSPEDEGNYMIRATVNYEVTAPVITSPAEGTFTNQGKITVEGTSAPTTTVKIFNNGEEAASAETGEEGTFSSEVSLSEGENTLTAKASTESGSTDASEPVKVIYDKTKPELEITSPADKSKTNKETVTVKGTVSDDNLDWVKVNGQAAKITDGEYSLRILLDEGENTITVTAQDKAKNIEEKTITVNAKYTAPAIEHLLPAEDKELKKGESVKIEFDSEPGLKATFAIRMPLTNAGGQLNNATELPMMETSPGHYVGYYTATSNVKAPGAEIEVKAADDYGNETRKTAEGKLWINEKKKNNSTKKK